Proteins encoded together in one Mycobacterium noviomagense window:
- the opcA gene encoding glucose-6-phosphate dehydrogenase assembly protein OpcA: MILDLPDTTTTAINKKLDEVRERVGAVTMGRVLTLVIVPDTEAMVEESIEAANAASHEHPSRVIVVITGDRDAPEARLDAQLRAGGDSGAGEVVVLRLSGPLADHAGSVVVPFLLPDIPVVAWWPDIAPAVPARDPLGQLAIRRITDATNGVDPLSAIKSRLPGYTPGDTDLAWSRITYWRALLTSAIDQPPHEPITSAVVSGLRTEPALDVLAGWLARRIDGPVRRAVGDLKVELVRPTETVTLSRPQEGMTATLSRTAKPDALVPLPRRETRECLAEDLRRLDPDVIYLEALEGISQVEYV; the protein is encoded by the coding sequence ATGATTCTCGATCTGCCGGATACGACTACCACCGCTATAAACAAGAAGCTCGACGAGGTACGCGAACGGGTCGGGGCTGTGACGATGGGCCGGGTACTGACGTTGGTCATCGTGCCCGATACCGAAGCCATGGTCGAGGAATCCATCGAAGCCGCGAACGCGGCCAGCCATGAGCATCCCAGCCGGGTGATCGTGGTGATCACCGGTGACCGCGACGCGCCCGAAGCGCGGCTCGACGCGCAGTTGCGTGCGGGCGGTGACAGCGGCGCCGGAGAGGTGGTGGTGCTGAGGCTGTCGGGTCCGCTCGCCGACCACGCCGGCAGTGTGGTGGTGCCCTTTCTGCTGCCCGACATCCCCGTCGTCGCATGGTGGCCCGACATTGCCCCGGCAGTGCCAGCCCGGGATCCCCTGGGGCAGTTGGCAATTCGGCGCATCACTGACGCCACCAACGGTGTCGACCCGCTGTCGGCGATCAAGAGCCGGCTGCCGGGTTACACCCCGGGCGACACTGACCTGGCCTGGAGCCGGATCACCTATTGGCGCGCCTTGCTGACATCGGCGATCGATCAGCCCCCGCACGAGCCGATCACCTCTGCGGTGGTTTCCGGCCTGAGGACGGAGCCGGCTTTGGATGTCCTGGCCGGCTGGCTGGCCAGGAGGATCGATGGGCCGGTGCGGCGCGCGGTGGGCGACCTCAAGGTCGAGCTGGTCCGTCCGACCGAGACGGTGACGCTGAGCCGGCCACAAGAAGGGATGACGGCGACGCTCAGCCGCACCGCCAAGCCGGATGCGCTGGTTCCCTTGCCCCGCAGGGAAACCCGTGAATGCCTTGCCGAAGACCTGCGCCGGCTGGATCCGGACGTGATCTACCTCGAGGCGCTGGAAGGTATCAGTCAGGTGGAGTACGTATGA
- the zwf gene encoding glucose-6-phosphate dehydrogenase produces MSQAGTQSFRGASTTQWRNPLRDKRDKRLPRIAAPCGMVIFGVTGDLARKKVMPAIYDLANRGLLPPTFALVGFARRDWDHEDFGQVVYESVKQHARTPFRQVVWERLADGFRFVPGTFDDEQAFARLAECLDKLDAERGTGGNHAFYLAIPPKSFPVVCEQLHKSGLARPQDGRWSRVVIEKPFGHNLGSARELNKVVNSVFPEESVFRIDHYLGKETVQNILALRFANQLFDPIWNSHYVDHVQITMAEDIGLGGRAGYYDGIGAARDVIQNHLMQLLALTAMEEPVSFQPSELQTEKIKVLSATQLAQPLDETTCRGQYTAGWQGGEHVVGLLDEEGFSKDSITETFAAITLEVNTRRWAGVPFYLRTGKRLGRRVTEIALVFKRAPHLPFDATMTDELGANALVIRVQPDEGVTLRFGSKVPGTAMEVRDVNMDFSYGLAFAEDSPEPYERLILDVLLGEPSLFPVNEEVELAWEILDPVLDNWAAHGKPEPYEAGSWGPTSSFELLRRTGRQWRRP; encoded by the coding sequence ATGAGCCAAGCCGGCACCCAATCCTTTCGGGGGGCCAGCACCACGCAATGGCGAAACCCGCTGCGGGACAAGCGCGATAAACGGCTGCCTCGGATCGCCGCCCCGTGTGGCATGGTGATCTTCGGGGTCACCGGCGATTTGGCCCGCAAGAAGGTGATGCCGGCCATCTACGATCTGGCCAATCGCGGCCTGCTGCCACCCACTTTCGCACTGGTGGGCTTCGCCCGCCGCGACTGGGACCACGAGGATTTCGGTCAGGTGGTGTACGAGTCCGTCAAACAGCACGCGCGTACACCGTTTCGGCAAGTGGTGTGGGAGCGTCTGGCCGACGGGTTCCGTTTCGTGCCAGGCACGTTCGATGACGAGCAGGCGTTCGCCCGGCTGGCCGAGTGCCTGGACAAGCTCGACGCCGAGCGCGGCACCGGCGGTAACCACGCGTTCTATCTGGCCATCCCGCCGAAGTCTTTTCCCGTGGTGTGTGAGCAGCTGCACAAGTCAGGGCTGGCCCGTCCGCAGGACGGCCGGTGGAGCCGGGTGGTCATCGAGAAACCGTTCGGCCACAACCTTGGCAGCGCACGTGAGCTGAACAAGGTGGTCAACAGCGTCTTCCCCGAGGAGTCGGTCTTCCGCATCGACCACTACCTCGGCAAGGAAACCGTGCAGAACATCTTGGCGTTGCGGTTCGCCAACCAACTGTTCGATCCGATCTGGAACTCGCACTACGTCGACCATGTGCAGATCACAATGGCCGAAGACATCGGCCTGGGCGGGCGAGCCGGCTACTACGACGGCATCGGCGCGGCCCGCGACGTAATCCAGAACCACCTGATGCAACTGTTGGCGCTCACCGCGATGGAAGAGCCGGTGAGCTTCCAGCCGTCGGAACTGCAGACCGAAAAGATCAAGGTGCTCTCGGCGACCCAACTCGCCCAGCCCCTCGATGAGACCACCTGCCGCGGCCAGTACACCGCCGGGTGGCAGGGTGGTGAGCACGTGGTGGGGTTGCTCGACGAGGAGGGCTTTTCCAAGGACTCCATCACCGAGACGTTCGCGGCAATCACGTTGGAGGTCAATACTCGCCGCTGGGCAGGGGTGCCGTTTTACCTGCGCACCGGAAAACGCTTGGGACGCCGGGTTACTGAGATCGCGCTGGTATTCAAGCGGGCGCCGCATCTGCCGTTCGACGCCACCATGACCGACGAGCTGGGCGCGAACGCTCTGGTGATTCGGGTGCAACCTGACGAAGGGGTCACGCTGCGGTTCGGCTCCAAGGTGCCGGGGACCGCCATGGAGGTGCGCGATGTCAACATGGACTTCTCGTACGGCTTGGCGTTCGCCGAGGACTCACCCGAGCCGTACGAGCGGCTGATTCTGGACGTGCTGCTCGGTGAGCCGTCGTTGTTTCCGGTCAACGAGGAGGTCGAATTGGCCTGGGAAATCCTCGATCCCGTGCTGGACAACTGGGCCGCACATGGAAAGCCGGAGCCGTATGAGGCGGGCAGCTGGGGCCCGACGTCGTCGTTCGAGTTGCTGCGCCGCACCGGCCGGCAATGGCGGCGGCCATGA
- the tal gene encoding transaldolase has translation MTQNANLAALSAAGVSVWLDDLSRDRIKSGNLQQLIDTRCVVGVTSNPTIFQKALAESDTYNDQIAELAERGADVDATVRTVTTDDVRMACDVLRPQWEASDGVDGRVSIEVDPGVAHDADATIQQAVDLWKTVDRPNLFIKIPATEEGIPAITSTLAEGISINVTLIFSVERHRAVMDAYLNGLEKAKQAGHDLSKIHSVASFFVSRVDTEVDKRLEKIGTEEALALRGQAGVANARLAYAAYQEVFVGGDRYEQLKTQGARVQRPLWASTGVKNPDYSDTLYVTELVAPNTVNTMPEKTIEAVADHGVIKGDTVTGTASEAQQVFDKLQAVGVDLTDVFVVLENEGVEKFEESWTELLKETQAQLDAAAK, from the coding sequence ATGACTCAGAATGCGAATCTGGCCGCGTTGAGCGCGGCAGGTGTATCGGTGTGGCTGGACGACTTGTCGCGAGACCGGATCAAGTCCGGCAATCTGCAGCAGCTGATCGACACCAGGTGCGTCGTCGGCGTCACCAGCAACCCGACTATCTTCCAGAAGGCGCTGGCAGAAAGCGACACCTACAACGACCAGATCGCCGAGCTGGCCGAACGGGGCGCCGACGTCGACGCCACCGTCCGCACCGTGACCACCGACGACGTCCGCATGGCGTGTGACGTGCTCAGGCCGCAATGGGAAGCCTCCGACGGAGTCGACGGGCGGGTGTCGATCGAGGTGGATCCGGGGGTTGCGCACGACGCCGACGCAACCATCCAGCAGGCCGTCGACCTGTGGAAGACCGTCGACCGACCGAACCTGTTCATCAAAATCCCGGCGACCGAAGAAGGCATACCGGCCATCACCTCAACACTGGCCGAAGGGATTTCGATCAACGTGACGCTGATCTTCTCCGTCGAACGCCACCGTGCGGTGATGGACGCCTACCTCAACGGCCTGGAGAAGGCCAAGCAGGCCGGCCACGACCTATCCAAGATCCATTCCGTGGCATCGTTTTTCGTGTCCCGGGTGGACACCGAGGTTGACAAGCGGCTGGAGAAGATCGGCACCGAAGAGGCGCTGGCGTTGCGGGGCCAGGCCGGTGTCGCCAACGCCCGGCTGGCCTATGCCGCATACCAGGAGGTCTTCGTCGGCGGCGATCGCTACGAGCAACTCAAGACTCAGGGCGCGCGAGTGCAGCGACCGCTGTGGGCGTCGACCGGCGTCAAGAACCCCGACTATTCCGACACGTTGTATGTGACCGAGCTGGTCGCGCCGAACACGGTGAACACCATGCCGGAGAAGACCATTGAGGCCGTCGCCGACCACGGTGTCATCAAGGGTGACACGGTGACCGGCACGGCGTCGGAGGCCCAGCAGGTATTCGACAAGCTGCAAGCCGTCGGGGTGGATCTGACCGACGTGTTCGTCGTGCTGGAAAACGAAGGCGTGGAGAAGTTCGAAGAGTCCTGGACCGAGTTGCTCAAGGAGACGCAGGCTCAGCTGGACGCCGCTGCCAAATGA